In Takifugu flavidus isolate HTHZ2018 chromosome 1, ASM371156v2, whole genome shotgun sequence, the DNA window ACATTAGCTAAACATTTTTCACAAACTTTACGACTTTTTGTGTGGAGGGGGCtaggttttatatttaatatggTAGAGAAAAGGAGTAATTTAATGAGAATGAGCCCCGAACTAGCAGCagttacaggaaaaaaaaactccctTTGAACAgtaagaaaccctgagcagacCCAGACTCCTGCAGCGGAACCCTCCTGACAGGGTGAAGGAAACGGAGAGCCAGGTCGGGGGTCGGAATCTTAGAGCAGATCATGCATATAAATACATTCAATATACATAATTGTAAACAGGTGGAACCAAAACTGAATACTGTGTTTTGGACGGTGGAGGTTTAAATGATTCCATAAACACCTTTATTAGAACTGTCCTTCGACCCACAGCTGCACAGCTAGCATGAGCTCCTTTAACGCTTCATTTTCCTCTGCGCTACCTTGTTGTCGCAGCGCCACGTGTATGAATTCGGCCGCGTCCCTGAAGAAGGGCCTCAGGTCGAAGTCTTTGCAGTCTGAAGCCTCCACGCCGTGGTACTCTATGTTGGCGTCGTTGTAGAACCGCGGCCCCGTGTCGATGTGCCGGGGGCCGTGGGCGGCGTTCAGCACGTGCGTTATCCCCAGATTCGCTAGCTGGGGTTTATTCTGGGCCGTGAACCTGTCAACACAAGGGAGGTGGACTGGGTGCTGCTTCCAGCTCTGGGAGTGTTGCTGTGGATCCACGTGTCTTCCTGGTGACTCAAACCTACAGATTTGATATTCATCTCCTCCGTTGGCCGGATACGGCACTTGTTTGCGGCAACAGTTTCTCAGCCGGATCAACATATTGCAGCTGAAGCGAGAATGTCACTTACGCGTCTCCGACGTAGAGGTTGAGCCAAACCTCGTTGACAGCTCCGGTGGGGCGTCTGTTCTTCAGCAGAAGGCCGAGCAGATCGCAGGTGGGCGGTGTTTGATactctggctcctcctctggccTCATGGCTGCATCTTTCGTGAGTAATTATCGCAGATGAGACTCAACCTCACACGCACATGAGCTGTTGCTgcgaattttttttttttttttttttttgcgaagAAGCTCCTGTTACCTCAGACCGTCCCGGTTGCTGTTTCGGAGCCCGACCCCACAAGGAAGATGCCAGAGGTTGTGTGggtcat includes these proteins:
- the LOC130538020 gene encoding dual specificity phosphatase 29-like isoform X1 — translated: MLIRLRNCCRKQVPYPANGGDEYQICRFESPGRHVDPQQHSQSWKQHPVHLPCVDRFTAQNKPQLANLGITHVLNAAHGPRHIDTGPRFYNDANIEYHGVEASDCKDFDLRPFFRDAAEFIHVALRQQGKVLVHCARGISRSATLVLAYLMLREGLTLVEALEAVRRHRNILPNAGFLNQLRQLDASLARQRNKGQIALPEK
- the LOC130538020 gene encoding dual specificity phosphatase 29-like isoform X2, coding for MRPEEEPEYQTPPTCDLLGLLLKNRRPTGAVNEVWLNLYVGDAFTAQNKPQLANLGITHVLNAAHGPRHIDTGPRFYNDANIEYHGVEASDCKDFDLRPFFRDAAEFIHVALRQQGKVLVHCARGISRSATLVLAYLMLREGLTLVEALEAVRRHRNILPNAGFLNQLRQLDASLARQRNKGQIALPEK